One window of Hymenobacter sp. BRD128 genomic DNA carries:
- a CDS encoding SusE domain-containing protein, producing MTSWFTRLTAGVLLLAAANLTSCKKDESQVVIKPTAAPALTASTTTPNLALTTTNSNATAATFTYTAANFGYQSATTYTLQFDKKGGNFSSPVSYPGGTAAGAITLTTAQLVKVFTNLGYTYNSTSQVDARVVATVGNASAPQQASPVVTITGTPTPLCVANTFGGSWSLIGPAGDGWSSDRALTYDCYTQTFTLRSALNAGEFKFRANNDWSVNLGGNGDLSKGAALTTNGPNLSIATAGTYTITLSVNTDASGAVVGGTAVVK from the coding sequence ATGACTAGTTGGTTTACTCGCCTGACTGCCGGCGTGCTTCTGCTGGCAGCGGCTAACCTCACCTCCTGTAAAAAGGATGAGTCGCAGGTAGTTATTAAGCCCACGGCTGCTCCGGCCCTTACGGCCTCAACTACAACCCCTAACCTTGCGCTGACGACGACGAACAGCAACGCAACGGCAGCTACTTTCACGTACACGGCTGCTAATTTTGGGTACCAGTCGGCTACGACCTACACGCTGCAGTTTGATAAAAAGGGTGGTAATTTCAGCAGCCCCGTTTCTTATCCTGGCGGGACCGCCGCTGGGGCCATCACGCTCACTACGGCGCAGCTCGTAAAAGTATTTACCAACCTAGGCTATACCTATAACTCCACTTCCCAGGTGGATGCTCGCGTGGTGGCAACGGTAGGCAACGCCAGTGCCCCGCAGCAGGCCTCGCCGGTCGTAACCATCACGGGCACCCCCACGCCGCTCTGCGTTGCCAACACCTTTGGTGGCAGCTGGAGCCTGATTGGTCCGGCCGGCGATGGCTGGTCGAGCGACCGGGCCCTAACGTATGACTGCTACACTCAGACGTTTACGCTGCGCTCTGCGCTGAACGCCGGAGAATTTAAGTTTCGGGCTAATAACGACTGGAGTGTAAACCTCGGCGGCAACGGCGATTTGAGTAAGGGGGCTGCTCTCACTACCAATGGCCCTAACCTTAGCATTGCTACCGCTGGCACCTACACCATTACCCTATCGGTCAACACGGACGCAAGCGGTGCCGTGGTAGGCGGTACGGCAGTAGTCAAGTAA
- a CDS encoding RagB/SusD family nutrient uptake outer membrane protein, producing the protein MQRNLTRTLGILSLAAGLSGLSSSCTKDLNQVPTYSATSNVVYSDPAQILQVLARLYATFAVSGQQGPAGNPDISGIDEGFSNYLRQYWQIQEVTTDEAVIGWNDGNLPSLNTLQWNADNEFVRATYDRVFYEISLCNEFIRQTSDANLSSRGITGATANTVRTYRSEARLLRALCYWHAIDLFGGGPFATEADAIGTTPQYKKGADMFTYVESELKALDGLDTSSGALLDPRAVYARADKGVLWTLLTKLYLNAKTYTGADRSTDAITYANKVLGAGYSLSPSYANLFLADNNTSTARNEIIFPITFDGTRTQTYGGMTYLVHAPTGRAITASSVGIDGGWSGLRTKPSITALFGSTTTNNPTDVRSQMFVFKGQNPNVDTLGQFTSGVLISKYRNVTSTGTPGSNLTFPDTDFPMFRLADVMLMYAEAVLRGGTGGSATQALAYVNAIRARAGAAPTTTGAFTLNSILDERARELFWEGHRRTDLIRFGVYTTGYNWAYKGGVKAGKDVESFRSLFPIPNTDRVANSNLPQNPGY; encoded by the coding sequence ATGCAACGTAACCTAACCCGCACCCTGGGGATATTATCGCTGGCGGCCGGCTTGTCAGGGTTGTCTTCGTCGTGCACGAAAGACCTGAATCAGGTACCGACCTACTCGGCCACCTCCAACGTCGTGTACAGCGACCCAGCCCAGATTCTGCAAGTGCTGGCCCGACTCTACGCTACGTTTGCCGTGAGTGGGCAACAGGGCCCCGCTGGCAACCCTGATATTTCTGGCATTGATGAAGGTTTTTCAAACTATCTGCGCCAGTACTGGCAGATTCAGGAAGTAACCACCGATGAGGCCGTAATTGGCTGGAACGATGGCAACCTACCCAGCCTGAATACTTTGCAGTGGAATGCTGACAACGAGTTTGTCCGGGCTACTTACGACCGCGTCTTCTACGAAATATCCCTCTGCAACGAGTTCATCCGGCAGACCTCGGACGCTAACTTGTCGTCGCGCGGCATCACGGGTGCTACTGCCAACACCGTGCGTACCTACCGCTCGGAGGCCCGCTTACTGCGCGCGCTTTGCTACTGGCACGCTATCGACTTGTTTGGTGGTGGGCCTTTTGCTACCGAAGCCGATGCTATCGGCACTACGCCGCAGTATAAAAAGGGCGCGGATATGTTTACTTACGTAGAATCGGAGCTTAAAGCACTCGATGGCCTCGATACTTCCAGCGGCGCGCTTCTCGACCCGCGCGCCGTGTATGCCCGCGCTGATAAAGGCGTACTCTGGACGCTGCTTACCAAGCTTTACCTGAATGCCAAGACCTACACGGGTGCTGACCGCTCGACCGACGCAATTACCTACGCCAATAAGGTGCTCGGCGCGGGCTACAGCCTGAGTCCGAGCTACGCCAACCTGTTTTTGGCTGACAATAACACCTCGACGGCGCGTAACGAGATTATTTTCCCTATTACGTTTGATGGCACCCGCACCCAGACTTACGGGGGCATGACCTACCTCGTGCACGCGCCTACCGGCCGGGCCATTACGGCCTCTTCGGTTGGTATTGATGGCGGCTGGTCGGGCCTGCGCACTAAGCCTAGCATTACGGCGCTGTTTGGCTCGACTACGACTAATAATCCGACCGACGTCCGCTCGCAGATGTTTGTCTTCAAGGGCCAGAACCCCAACGTTGATACGCTGGGGCAGTTCACCAGCGGCGTGCTGATTTCGAAGTACCGGAACGTTACTTCGACCGGCACGCCGGGCTCGAACCTTACCTTCCCGGATACCGACTTCCCGATGTTCCGGCTGGCCGACGTAATGCTGATGTATGCGGAGGCTGTACTGCGTGGCGGCACGGGCGGCTCGGCTACGCAAGCCCTAGCCTACGTCAATGCCATTCGGGCCCGGGCAGGGGCAGCCCCAACCACAACCGGAGCCTTTACGCTCAACTCAATCCTTGATGAGCGCGCCCGCGAGCTGTTCTGGGAAGGCCACCGCCGCACCGACCTCATTCGCTTTGGCGTGTATACTACCGGCTACAACTGGGCTTATAAGGGTGGGGTAAAAGCTGGTAAGGACGTAGAGTCGTTCCGCTCGCTGTTTCCCATTCCGAATACCGACCGCGTAGCCAACTCCAATCTGCCGCAGAATCCTGGGTATTAA
- a CDS encoding SusC/RagA family TonB-linked outer membrane protein, whose protein sequence is MKQPYLVKLRFLLLLVLGLTTSLGAWAQAGTGTVSGRVTDAKNGGLPGVTVLVEGTNVGGSTNADGTYTISGVPAGGHTLVISFVGYATSRVPVTVRAGQTTNVAAQSLAENATALGEAVVIGYGTQRRQDLTGAVEQISEKQFVKGQVTNPEQLIQGKVAGVQITTGGGAPGASTQILIRGGSSLSASNAPLIVIDGVPVDNTGLAGASNPLSLINPNDIESITVLKDASSTAIYGVRASNGVILVTTKKGVQGDQMHVAVSTQQSLAAPAKYVPVLTADQFRSVVKQYGTGNQQAVLGSASTDWQREIYRTAYTADNNVSLSGAAGFLPYRISTGYLYQEGILKRNDLKRYSGALNLSPVLLDGNLRIDLNLKGSWIDNNFSDQSAVGAAVNFDPTQPIYAANSPFGGYYESTDASGAILPLATRNPVGLVNQNRNISTVRRSIGNVQINYKLPYIKGLSANLNVGYDIQRGRGNTLIPASAASNYNRSIMVNGTTYRGGVNNQYAQDLNNTILEAYLKYENTVGPGRLDLLAGYSYQKFQNRSYAFGDYLANGIEYQPASLSYSGDNTFLNTNVLLSVYGRANYNIADKYLFTGTLRADNTSRFAEGKRTGYFPSGAFAWRIKGENFLKDNTAVSDLKLRFGYGQTGQQDLGPSYYPFLASLTLSNLAAQYQFGNTFYRTLRSDQYNPNITWETTTTYNAGLDYGFFDGRFYGSVDVYRRDTKNLLNYVNFPDLATLSNAGNANVGSLTNRGVELITNLDLVKGDKLNITVNANATYNHNEITQLSVNGNGGDQLTGGIGGGVGNTIQINRVGYPANSFYVNQQVYDQNGQPLEGVYVDRDGNGVINSSDRYIYKSARPQWILGGGANASYRGFNLAFTLRANLGNYVYNNLRSSSYYDQNSAGFVSNKNQEFLASRFTTAQYFSDYFVENGSFLRLQNLTLGYNFGELIKKGTSLNLSFAAQNLFLITNYKGLDPEIIGGIDNTIYPRPRTFTVGLNLGI, encoded by the coding sequence ATGAAACAACCCTACTTGGTGAAACTACGGTTTCTCCTTCTGTTAGTACTAGGCCTGACTACTTCGCTAGGCGCTTGGGCCCAGGCGGGTACCGGCACAGTAAGCGGCCGCGTAACCGATGCCAAAAATGGCGGCCTACCCGGCGTGACGGTGCTTGTTGAAGGCACTAACGTTGGTGGTTCTACTAATGCCGACGGTACTTATACTATTTCGGGCGTGCCGGCTGGTGGCCACACGCTGGTTATCTCCTTTGTGGGCTATGCTACCAGCCGCGTACCCGTGACGGTGCGGGCCGGCCAGACTACGAACGTAGCTGCCCAAAGCCTGGCTGAAAATGCTACAGCTCTCGGCGAGGCCGTAGTAATCGGCTACGGCACGCAGCGCCGCCAGGACCTGACGGGCGCGGTAGAGCAGATTTCAGAAAAGCAGTTTGTAAAAGGCCAAGTGACTAACCCTGAGCAACTGATACAGGGTAAAGTGGCTGGTGTGCAGATTACCACTGGTGGTGGTGCGCCGGGTGCCAGCACCCAGATTCTGATTCGCGGGGGCTCGTCGCTGTCGGCCTCCAACGCGCCGCTTATTGTCATCGATGGTGTGCCGGTTGATAATACCGGCCTAGCTGGTGCTTCTAATCCCTTGTCGCTAATCAACCCTAATGATATTGAGAGTATTACCGTACTGAAAGATGCTTCTTCGACCGCTATCTACGGGGTGCGTGCCTCGAATGGCGTTATCCTGGTGACTACCAAGAAAGGCGTGCAGGGCGACCAGATGCACGTAGCCGTCTCGACCCAGCAGTCGCTGGCCGCCCCGGCTAAGTACGTGCCAGTGCTCACGGCCGACCAATTCCGCTCGGTAGTAAAGCAATATGGCACCGGTAACCAGCAAGCTGTGCTGGGTTCAGCTAGCACCGATTGGCAGCGTGAAATCTACCGCACCGCCTACACTGCTGACAATAATGTGAGCTTAAGCGGGGCGGCAGGCTTTCTGCCCTACCGCATATCGACGGGCTATCTCTACCAGGAGGGCATCCTCAAGCGCAATGACCTGAAGCGCTACAGCGGCGCCCTGAACCTGTCGCCGGTATTGCTTGACGGTAACCTGCGTATCGACCTTAACCTGAAGGGCTCGTGGATTGATAATAACTTCTCGGACCAGAGCGCCGTGGGAGCCGCCGTCAATTTCGACCCTACGCAGCCTATCTACGCAGCAAATTCGCCCTTTGGCGGCTATTATGAGTCGACGGATGCCAGCGGCGCAATATTGCCCCTCGCTACCCGCAACCCGGTTGGCTTGGTTAATCAGAACCGTAACATCAGCACGGTACGCCGCAGCATTGGCAATGTGCAAATCAATTATAAGCTGCCTTATATTAAAGGCTTGAGCGCCAACCTGAACGTTGGCTACGACATTCAGCGCGGGCGCGGCAACACGTTAATTCCAGCCAGCGCGGCGTCTAACTACAACCGCTCCATCATGGTCAACGGCACCACGTATCGCGGCGGGGTTAACAACCAGTATGCACAGGACCTGAACAACACCATTCTGGAAGCCTATCTCAAGTATGAGAACACGGTAGGGCCTGGCCGCCTCGACCTGCTGGCGGGCTATTCTTACCAGAAATTCCAGAATCGCTCCTACGCTTTCGGCGACTACCTGGCCAATGGGATTGAGTACCAGCCCGCCTCGCTGTCTTATTCGGGTGATAATACCTTCCTCAATACCAACGTCCTGCTTAGCGTCTACGGGCGGGCTAACTACAACATCGCCGACAAGTATCTCTTTACGGGTACACTTCGTGCCGATAACACTTCCCGCTTTGCCGAAGGCAAGCGCACGGGCTACTTCCCCTCAGGGGCTTTCGCCTGGCGTATTAAAGGCGAGAATTTCCTGAAGGATAACACGGCTGTTTCGGACCTGAAGCTCCGCTTCGGCTACGGGCAAACGGGCCAGCAAGACCTGGGCCCTAGTTACTACCCCTTCCTGGCTTCGCTTACGCTCAGCAACCTGGCGGCGCAGTATCAGTTTGGCAATACTTTCTACCGCACCCTGCGCTCGGACCAGTACAACCCGAACATTACCTGGGAAACGACTACGACTTATAACGCAGGCCTTGACTATGGCTTCTTCGATGGGCGCTTCTACGGCTCGGTTGACGTGTATCGCCGCGATACCAAGAACCTGCTCAACTACGTGAATTTCCCTGACCTAGCGACGCTTTCTAACGCTGGCAACGCAAACGTGGGCTCGCTCACCAACCGTGGCGTTGAATTGATTACCAACCTGGACCTGGTGAAAGGTGATAAGCTCAACATCACGGTGAATGCTAACGCCACTTACAACCACAACGAGATTACGCAGCTCTCAGTTAATGGCAACGGCGGCGACCAGCTGACGGGTGGTATTGGCGGCGGCGTGGGCAACACGATTCAGATTAACCGCGTGGGCTACCCGGCCAACTCGTTCTACGTCAACCAGCAGGTATACGACCAGAATGGCCAGCCGCTGGAAGGGGTCTACGTAGACCGCGATGGCAACGGCGTCATCAACAGCTCGGACCGCTATATCTACAAGTCGGCACGCCCGCAGTGGATTCTGGGCGGCGGGGCCAACGCCAGCTACCGTGGCTTCAACCTGGCTTTCACGCTCCGGGCCAACCTGGGCAACTACGTATATAACAACTTGCGTTCGAGCAGCTACTACGACCAAAACTCGGCGGGCTTCGTAAGTAATAAGAACCAGGAATTCCTGGCCTCGCGCTTTACCACGGCTCAGTACTTTTCGGATTACTTCGTCGAAAACGGCTCTTTCCTGCGGCTGCAGAACCTGACGCTAGGGTACAATTTTGGCGAACTTATTAAGAAGGGCACCAGTTTGAATCTGTCGTTCGCCGCGCAGAATTTGTTCTTGATTACCAACTACAAAGGGCTTGACCCGGAGATAATTGGTGGCATCGACAACACGATTTATCCCCGTCCGCGCACGTTCACGGTCGGCCTCAACCTCGGCATTTAA